The DNA window gtaatttcagataagatttttaatcgttctcgttgcgtcaCGTGTCATTTTCTAAAAAGCCAATAGCaataaaatatttgtatttttttatttataaaataattcaaaataattttatttgtaatttcggataagatttttaatcgttctcgttgcgccatgtgtcattatccgcaaagacaattattggtgatggatttccgataagatttttaatcgttgtcgttgcgccacgtgtcattatctgaaaagacaattattggtgatggatttccgataatatttttaaccaatcacgtcgTGCCACGTGTTATAATCTGATTACAATCTTTGAGGCTAgatttccaccagatttttaacgaatgacagcatgccacgtggcattatctacaacctaatcctttctgaatcctccatataatccaccatccatcctcagaaatctcacaccaatttctCAAGagctctatcattattcatagtttttgcttccttcttacaatgtcttcttcttctacaaagatgatgtgggaaattgatcaagaagaggaagaattaTTTAACCAATCAGATGGAATGTTCAATGCCGATGATTGGgcccaaaatgagatggaagaggatgacgaGCATAGACGGAGAGATGACGAATCAAGAATGGCAGGAGCTTCACACTCCTGTCGAGTCATCCAAGCTGCGGCTCATATCTGCAGGCCCAACCGTGCTGTAAACATTGATAGAAACAAGCGACGACGAGGTGAGGAgctcttggacgattattttgtccgtaaaagtgcattccctgatacgtacttccgacgtcgttttagaatggaacgacatttgttcaacaaaatcatgggcgttgtttgcaaccatgattcttactttgtgcaaaagctggatgcttttggtgctatgggtcttttgcctgagcaaaaaattactgaTGCCTTGAGGATACTTGCATATAGAgtatctgcagaccaagtggatgagataatgAGGATGGGAAAAAtaaccattcttgagtccctgatgaggttttgctcGGCAATTGAATCTATCTACACCACAGAGTACCTCCGGAGACCTACTCATATGGACTtggaaaggcttctgaagaagggcgagatgcgaggttttccagggatgattggaagcattgaTTGTATacactggacttggaaaaactgtccaagtgtatggcaaggcgcttatggggatagaaaatgataaaaaagtatcattttggaggcggtggcatcttttgatacatggatttggcacgcctttttcggggttTCGGGAGCTCAAAATGATCTCAATGTCCTtacccaatccccagtgttcaacgaaGTCCTACAAGGAAAGGCACAAAAAGTCACATACTGGGTCAATGGACATAAGtacgacgggccatactacctagcagacggcatttacccaaggtgggaATCGTTTGTCAAAATAGTGCCACGTCCaagaagtgcaaaggaaaaatactttgcaagctgtcaagaaGGATGCAGGAaagatgtggagcgttgttttggtatacTCCAAGCTCGCTGGGCTATTGTTaggggtgctgccagaatgtttgatatagagtcgcttcgatccatcatgatgatgtgcatcattcttcacaacatgattgtggaagatgagtacgattatgatgcCGTTGATAAATATGAgtcagacacgatgaacaattctagaacacaaatatattgtgctcatgatgcCACCGAAGAACCCGCGCAACACGAGCCATTACAAAGGGATAGATGTTGCAATGATagggtcattcaacgatatactgctcttcaaaggccatatatgcacaatgcctgccaaattgacttgatagagcaccagtgggaatTAAAGGGTGCTGAAGATACTTAAGTTCATTAGTGTGTTGTTTTTATTTgatgtgtttattttattttatgtggtgtgtttttttagttcatttagtgagttgaaATGTAATTTTGGTATGttgatgtaattttatttggtg is part of the Malus domestica chromosome 12, GDT2T_hap1 genome and encodes:
- the LOC139190116 gene encoding uncharacterized protein, producing MSSSSTKMMWEIDQEEEELFNQSDGMFNADDWAQNEMEEDDEHRRRDDESRMAGASHSCRVIQAAAHICRPNRALDAFGAMGLLPEQKITDALRILAYRVSADQVDEIMRMGKITILESLMRFCSAIESIYTTEYLRRPTHMDLERLLKKGEMRGFPGMIGSIDLFNEVLQGKAQKVTYWVNGHKYDGPYYLADGIYPRWESFVKIVPRPRSAKEKYFASCQEGCRKDVERCFGILQARWAIVRGAARMFDIESLRSIMMMCIILHNMIVEDEYDYDAVDKYESDTMNNSRTQIYCAHDATEEPAQHEPLQRDRCCNDRVIQRYTALQRPYMHNACQIDLIEHQWELKGAEDT